In Desulfosudis oleivorans Hxd3, the DNA window GGGCCCGCTTGCCGTCAAACTCTTTTTCAATGGCCGCAAGCAGGGGCTCGATTTCCACCAGGCCGGTGGCCCTGGCAAAGGCGCCGATAATGCCGGTGTTGACAATGGCCCTTGGCATCCCCACTTCCACGGCGATTTCAGAAACATCGGCCACGGCCGTTGTGACATTGTCGAACACGTAGGCGCTGACCGGTTTGTGGGTGTTGATGATAATGGTCCCGCCGGGCTTGATGCCCCCGGTGACATTGGCCTCGGCGATCAGGTGTTCGTCAAGGATCACGATCACGTCGGGCTGCTCAAGGGGGGACAGGTCGTAAATGTCTTTTGTGGAAAGCTTTAACGAGGTGAAGACCGGCGCCCCCCGCCGTTCGGTGCCGAAGGTGGGGATCATGGCCACACCCCTGTACCCCGAGGCAAAGGCCACGTTGGCCACGATCTTGGCCGCGGTGATGGCACCCTGGCCGCCCCGGCCGTGCCACCGGATATCCATGTCCGAAGGTTTCATGCATGTGTCCTTAATGTATCGCGTATATCTTTGTATCGAGGTGTACCGTATACGAAAAAACGATTTTCCGCGCCTGCGGCATTAGATATGTCAAACCGGGCCAATAAAATCAAGCCGGAAGTTAACGATTTAATAAAAGTTACGATCTGTCCGCATCCCCTGTTATCGCTATCGGGATCGGTATCGCTATCGGTATCGAAACAGCAGGGATGATTAATTTCGATCCCGACCCCGATCCCGATAGCGATCCCGATTTGGATTTTGATGGCAGGAACTCATAGTTCGTGTTCATCTGTTTCTTATGAGGACACGTCTTATGAGGACATGAAAAAGGTTTCCAAACGGTCGGTCTTCATCCTTCCTCCTTCCAGCCGGCGGCCCGTTTTATCGCCTTGTCCCACTGGGCGCACATTTTATCCCGAAGGGCGGCCGCCATTTCCGGCTGCCATTGGCCGTTTTCCTTCCAGTGGCGTCGCAGGTCCTCCTTTTTGCTCCAGAAGCCAACGGCCAGGCCGGCGGCATAGGCCGCGCCCAGCACTGTGGATTCCAGGACCGCGGACCGGATCACCGGAACGCGCACCAGGTCGGCCTGGAACTGCATCAGCAGGTCGTTGGCCG includes these proteins:
- a CDS encoding 2-oxoacid:acceptor oxidoreductase family protein; amino-acid sequence: MKPSDMDIRWHGRGGQGAITAAKIVANVAFASGYRGVAMIPTFGTERRGAPVFTSLKLSTKDIYDLSPLEQPDVIVILDEHLIAEANVTGGIKPGGTIIINTHKPVSAYVFDNVTTAVADVSEIAVEVGMPRAIVNTGIIGAFARATGLVEIEPLLAAIEKEFDGKRARRNAEAARLAYERTIIGV